The sequence TCGTGGAGGGCGTGATGGGGCTGTTCGACGGCGCGTCCGGTAGGGGCGAACTGTCGTCGACGGCGCAGGTGGCCAAGCTGCTGCGGGCGCCTGTGGTGCTGGTCGTGGACGCCTCGTCGCAGTCCCGGTCGGTGGCCGCGCTGGTGCACGGCTTCGCGTCCTGGGACCCGGAGGTGCGGCTGGCCGGGGTGATCCTCAACAAGGTCGGCTCGGAGCGCCATGAGGCGCTGCTGCGCGAGGCGATGGACTCGTCCGGAGTGCCGGTGCTGGGCGCGCTGCGGCGTACCCAGCAGGCCCGTACGCCCTCGCGGCATCTGGGCCTGGTGCCGGTCGCCGAACGCCGCGCCGAGGCGGTGGAGTCGGTACGGGAGCTGGCCGCGCGGGTGCGCGAGGGCTGCGACCTGGAGGCGCTGCTGGCGCTGGCGCGCGGGGTGCCGGCGCTGCCGGACGCGCCCTGGGACCCGGCCGCGGAGGCCGGCGCCGGGGCCGGGGCCGGCGGGGACCGGCCGCGGATCGCCGTCGCGGGCGGTGCCGCGTTCACCTTCTCGTATGCCGAGCATGCCGAGCTGCTGACCGCGGCGGGCGCCGAGGTGGTGCCCTTCGATCCGCTGCACGACGAGCAACTGCCGCCCGGCACCCGGGGGTTGGTGATCGGCGGCGGCTTCCCCGAGGTGTACGCACCGGAGCTGTCGGCGAACGCGCCGCTGCGCGCGGCGGTGGCCGCCCTGGCCGCGGGCGGGGCACCGGTGTCCGCGGAGTGCGCCGGGCTGCTGTATCTGTCCCGCTCGATAGACGGCCGGCCGATGTGCGGGGTGCTGCCCGCCGACGCCCGGATGACCGAACGGCTCACGCTGGGCTACCGGGAGGCGGTGGCGCTGAGCGACAACGCCCTGGCGGCGGCGGGGACGCGGGTGCGCGGCCATGAGTTCCACCGCACGGCGCTGGAGCCGGGCGCGGGCGCCGCCCCGGCGTGGGGGATGACGCATCCCGAGCGGCGGGTGGAGGGTTTCGTCAGCGGCGGGGTGCATGCATCGTATCTGCATGTGCACTGGGCGGCCGAGCCGGCGCTGGCGCGGCGGCTGGTGGCGAGCGCGGCGGCCGGCTTCCGGTGAGCGGGGCTCCGGTGGTCGTCGGGGTCGGTGCCGGGCGCGGGGTCCCGGTGTCCGAGGTCCTGGAGCTGATCGCGGCCGCCCGCGCGGCGGCGGGGTGTGCGCACCGCCCGCTGGCGGCGCTGGCGACGGTGGCGGCCAAGGCCGACGAGCCGGGGCTGGTCGGGGCGGCGCGGCGGCTGGGGGTGCCGCTGTGGTCGTATCCGGCCGGGGCGCTGGCCGCCGTCGAGGTTCCGGCGCCTTCCGGGGCCGCGGCGGCCGCCGTCGGGACGCCGAGCGTCGCCGAGGCGGCCGCGCTGCTGGCCGCCGGGCCGGGCGGGCAACTGCTCGCGGGCAAGCGGAAATCGGCGCCCCGGGGGCGCCCGGCGCGGGCGACCTGCGCACTCGCCGTACCGGGCAGTAACGGTTAACCCCGTCCTTACCGCTGGTAGGAGGGGAGCGCCCGCCGCCGTCTCCCCTGCTGCCGATATCGTCATGACCTCTCCCAACCCGCTCCGCCGTGGCCCGGATCGGCGGACGACGGTCTTCGGCGACAAGGCACCCGACAGCGAACCACCCGGTACCAAGGAGACCTAGTGACCACCCCTCCCGCATTGCTCATCGCCGGTCACGGCACCCGTGACGAAGGCGGGGCCGAGACCCTGCGCACGCTGGTGCGGGTGCTCGCCGCCCGCCATCCGGACGTGCCCGTCGCCGGCGGTTTCTTCGGCGCGGCCGACTCGCCGCTGCCGCTGGCCGACGCCGTCGACGAACTGGCCGGACGGGGCGTCACCCGTCTCGTCGCCGTACCGCTGCTGCCGGCCCCCACCGGTGCGGCCGGGGAGACCCTGGAATCCGCGCTGGCGCGGGCCGCCGGCCGCCACCCCGGCCTCGACCACACCTGCGGTGCGGAACTGGGCCCGCACCCCCGGCTGCTGGAGGTGCTGGAGCGGCGGCTGGACGAGGCGTTGGGCGGCGGGGTGCGGCGGCCCGAGGACCGGGCGCGGACGACAGTGCTGCTGGTGGCGCGCGGGGCGAGCGATCCGTATGCCAATGCCGAGGTGGTACGGGCCGCGCGGCTGCTGTGGGAGGGCCGCGGCTTCGCCGGTGTGGAGACCGCGTTCCTGACGCAGGCGGCGCCCGATGTGCCGGCCGGTCTCGACCGGTGCCGGGCGCTGGCCCCCGCGGCCCCGGTGCCGGGCGGCGTGCGCCGGATCGTGGTCCTGCCGTACTTCTTCTTTCCCGGCGGCCTGCTGGAGCGGCTGCGGATGCAGACCGAGGGGTGGGCGGCGGTGCACCCGCACACCGAAGTGCTGGGCGCCGGGGTGCTGGGCACTCCGCCCGAGGTCGCCGAGGTGGTCATGGAGCGCTACCGCGAGACGGTGGCGCGCGGCGTGCCGGACGGGGACCGGGCGGCGGCGGAGGACGCCCGGGACGCGGACGGCACGGCGCAGAAGGAGGCCGGCGACGGGGACGGGCCGCAGCCGGACGACGCCGACGGGGACGGGCAGGGCGGGGACGACCGGGGCGCACAGGAACGGGATGCGCATGCGGGCCATCGCTGACACCGGGGCCGCGACCGGCCACGAACCCGATCTGCGCCACCACGGCGACGCGGAGGTACGGGCGGCGGACGATCTGACCGACCTGGCGGTCAACGTCCGGGCCGGTACTCCCCCGGCCTGGCTCAAGGCCGAGATCGCCGCCTCGCTGGACGGTCTCGCCGCGTACCCGGACGGCCGGGCGGCGCGCCGGGCGGTGGCCGCGCGGCACGGTCTGCCGGTGGATCGGGTGCTGCTGACCTCGGGCGCCGCGGAGGCGTTCGTGCTGCTCGCCCGCGCCGTCCGGGCGCAGCGGCCGGTCGTGGTGCATCCGCAGTTCACCGAGCCCGAGGCGGCGCTGCGGGACGCCGGGCACACGGTGGA is a genomic window of Streptomyces gilvosporeus containing:
- a CDS encoding cobyrinate a,c-diamide synthase; translated protein: MTGTAIPRLVIAAPSSGAGKTTVATGLMAAFAEAGLTVSPHKVGPDYIDPGYHSLATGRPGRNLDAYLCGPERIAPLFLHGAAGADLAVVEGVMGLFDGASGRGELSSTAQVAKLLRAPVVLVVDASSQSRSVAALVHGFASWDPEVRLAGVILNKVGSERHEALLREAMDSSGVPVLGALRRTQQARTPSRHLGLVPVAERRAEAVESVRELAARVREGCDLEALLALARGVPALPDAPWDPAAEAGAGAGAGGDRPRIAVAGGAAFTFSYAEHAELLTAAGAEVVPFDPLHDEQLPPGTRGLVIGGGFPEVYAPELSANAPLRAAVAALAAGGAPVSAECAGLLYLSRSIDGRPMCGVLPADARMTERLTLGYREAVALSDNALAAAGTRVRGHEFHRTALEPGAGAAPAWGMTHPERRVEGFVSGGVHASYLHVHWAAEPALARRLVASAAAGFR
- a CDS encoding cobalamin biosynthesis protein — protein: MVVGVGAGRGVPVSEVLELIAAARAAAGCAHRPLAALATVAAKADEPGLVGAARRLGVPLWSYPAGALAAVEVPAPSGAAAAAVGTPSVAEAAALLAAGPGGQLLAGKRKSAPRGRPARATCALAVPGSNG
- a CDS encoding sirohydrochlorin chelatase, encoding MTTPPALLIAGHGTRDEGGAETLRTLVRVLAARHPDVPVAGGFFGAADSPLPLADAVDELAGRGVTRLVAVPLLPAPTGAAGETLESALARAAGRHPGLDHTCGAELGPHPRLLEVLERRLDEALGGGVRRPEDRARTTVLLVARGASDPYANAEVVRAARLLWEGRGFAGVETAFLTQAAPDVPAGLDRCRALAPAAPVPGGVRRIVVLPYFFFPGGLLERLRMQTEGWAAVHPHTEVLGAGVLGTPPEVAEVVMERYRETVARGVPDGDRAAAEDARDADGTAQKEAGDGDGPQPDDADGDGQGGDDRGAQERDAHAGHR